The proteins below are encoded in one region of Tsuneonella sp. CC-YZS046:
- a CDS encoding DHA2 family efflux MFS transporter permease subunit, with amino-acid sequence MNGHTPLKGGALALASVALALGTFMQVLDTTIANVSLPTIAGNLGVSADSGTWIVTSFAVANGVAVPLTGWLMGRFGVVKTFIWSVALFTLASFLCGIAWSLESLIMFRILQGAVSGPMIPGSQALLMAIFPASKRATALAVWSVTTLVAPVAGPILGGYISDNYHWSWIFLINVPIGLFCALVCWRMLASRETPTRKLPIDRIGVAMLIVWVGALQVMLDLGKNSDWFNSSTIVIAAIIAVIGFFAWLIWELTDAHPAVDLKLFKDRNFALGTIAACLGYAVFFANVLILPLWLQTQMGYTATWAGFVAAPSGLVAIVLTPIVARISGKIDARLLASISFVAFAISYFMRANYTTQADFWSLTVPLLVNGVAMSCFFVTMLTIQLDRIPPEKVPSATGISNFARITCASFAASIVTTAWDRREALHQSRLAEVVTETSPAYRAAVEGVGHLGMTDLQAAAGITRQMVQQAYLLSSADLFWISGWISVAMIALVWLTKRPAGAPPAAAAD; translated from the coding sequence GTGAATGGCCACACCCCGCTGAAAGGCGGGGCGCTGGCGCTCGCTTCGGTGGCGCTGGCGCTCGGCACCTTCATGCAGGTGCTGGATACGACCATCGCCAATGTCTCGCTGCCGACCATTGCGGGAAATCTCGGGGTCAGCGCCGACAGCGGCACCTGGATCGTCACCTCCTTCGCCGTGGCCAATGGCGTGGCGGTTCCGCTCACCGGCTGGCTGATGGGCCGGTTCGGGGTGGTGAAGACCTTCATCTGGTCGGTGGCGCTGTTCACGCTTGCTTCCTTCCTGTGCGGCATCGCCTGGAGCCTGGAATCGCTCATCATGTTCCGCATCCTGCAGGGCGCGGTTTCCGGCCCGATGATCCCGGGCAGCCAGGCGCTGCTGATGGCGATCTTTCCCGCGAGCAAGCGGGCCACCGCGCTTGCCGTCTGGTCCGTGACCACGCTGGTCGCCCCTGTCGCCGGCCCGATCCTGGGCGGGTATATTTCCGACAATTACCACTGGAGCTGGATTTTCCTCATCAACGTGCCGATCGGCCTGTTCTGCGCGCTGGTGTGCTGGCGGATGCTGGCGTCGCGGGAAACGCCCACCCGCAAGCTGCCGATAGACCGGATCGGGGTGGCCATGCTGATCGTGTGGGTGGGCGCGCTGCAGGTCATGCTCGATCTCGGCAAGAATTCGGACTGGTTCAATTCCTCGACCATCGTGATCGCGGCGATCATCGCGGTGATCGGCTTCTTCGCATGGCTGATCTGGGAACTGACGGATGCGCATCCGGCGGTGGATCTCAAGCTGTTCAAGGATCGCAACTTCGCATTGGGCACGATTGCCGCCTGCCTGGGCTATGCGGTCTTCTTCGCCAATGTGCTGATCCTGCCGCTCTGGCTGCAGACCCAGATGGGCTACACCGCCACCTGGGCGGGCTTCGTCGCCGCGCCCAGCGGGCTGGTGGCGATCGTCCTCACTCCCATCGTCGCGCGGATCAGCGGGAAGATCGACGCGCGGCTGCTGGCGTCGATTTCCTTCGTCGCCTTCGCGATTTCCTATTTCATGCGCGCCAACTATACGACGCAGGCCGATTTCTGGAGCCTCACCGTCCCGCTGCTGGTCAATGGCGTGGCGATGAGCTGCTTCTTCGTCACCATGCTGACGATCCAGCTCGACCGCATTCCGCCTGAGAAGGTGCCCTCCGCAACCGGCATTTCCAATTTCGCCCGCATCACCTGCGCGAGCTTCGCCGCGTCGATCGTCACGACGGCCTGGGACCGCCGCGAGGCCTTGCACCAGAGCCGGCTGGCGGAAGTCGTCACCGAAACCTCGCCGGCCTATCGGGCGGCGGTCGAGGGGGTTGGCCATCTGGGAATGACCGATCTGCAGGCGGCGGCCGGGATCACCCGGCAGATGGTGCAGCAGGCCTATCTCCTGTCGTCCGCCGACCTGTTCTGGATTTCCGGCTGGATCTCGGTCGCGATGATTGCGCTGGTATGGCTCACCAAGCGGCCCGCCGGTGCCCCGCCCGCGGCGGCGGCGGACTGA
- a CDS encoding efflux RND transporter periplasmic adaptor subunit has translation MTEASANNPPAETVQAANASARRRWLIILAVAVAACALVYGLYLVLKAPSEETDDAYVAGDTVAITAQDPGTVIGIYADDTQTVKAGQPLVDLDPATADVELAAAEAQLARAVRTVRGNFLQVDGASAAVNSARAELGKAQADLTRRRQAAAAGAVSGEEVAHAADMVKTAQAALALAQSQYSQASAQVRGTGLENHPAVLAAIADYRRAAIRRSHMHIVAPVSGLVAQRRVQIGQQIAAGSPLMAVVPLRDVWIDANFRETQLKDLRIGQPVTIEADIYGGDVKFHGQVAGLSAGSGNAFALLPPQNASGNWIKIVQRLPVRIKLDPRELDKHPLRIGLSVQAEVDTSDRSGPLLGQPASPLFRQESGNPGDTAAVNARIAQIIAANRGGGR, from the coding sequence ATGACAGAGGCATCTGCAAACAACCCGCCCGCGGAAACGGTCCAGGCCGCCAATGCATCCGCGCGGCGCCGGTGGCTGATTATCCTGGCCGTCGCGGTCGCGGCCTGTGCGTTGGTCTACGGCCTCTATCTCGTGCTCAAGGCGCCGAGCGAGGAAACCGACGATGCCTATGTGGCGGGGGATACGGTGGCGATCACCGCGCAGGACCCGGGCACCGTCATCGGCATTTACGCGGATGACACGCAGACCGTGAAGGCCGGGCAGCCGCTGGTCGATCTCGACCCGGCCACGGCGGATGTGGAACTCGCGGCGGCGGAAGCCCAGCTTGCCCGCGCGGTGCGCACCGTGCGCGGCAATTTCCTGCAGGTCGACGGCGCTTCGGCGGCCGTGAACAGCGCCCGCGCCGAACTCGGCAAGGCGCAGGCCGATCTCACGCGCCGCCGCCAGGCCGCCGCGGCCGGGGCCGTGTCCGGCGAGGAAGTGGCCCATGCCGCCGATATGGTGAAGACCGCGCAGGCCGCGCTCGCCCTCGCGCAAAGCCAGTATTCGCAGGCCAGCGCGCAGGTGCGCGGCACCGGCCTGGAAAACCATCCCGCGGTGCTTGCCGCGATAGCCGACTATCGCCGCGCCGCCATCCGCCGCAGCCATATGCATATCGTCGCGCCGGTGAGCGGGCTGGTCGCGCAGCGCAGGGTGCAGATCGGCCAGCAGATCGCCGCCGGTTCGCCGCTGATGGCGGTGGTGCCGCTGCGCGATGTCTGGATCGACGCGAATTTCCGCGAGACGCAGCTGAAGGACCTGCGGATCGGGCAGCCTGTCACCATCGAGGCCGATATCTATGGCGGCGACGTGAAATTCCATGGGCAGGTCGCCGGCCTTTCCGCCGGCAGCGGCAATGCCTTCGCCCTGCTGCCGCCCCAGAACGCGAGCGGGAACTGGATCAAGATCGTCCAGCGCCTGCCGGTCCGCATCAAGCTCGATCCCAGGGAGCTGGACAAGCATCCGCTGCGGATCGGCCTGTCGGTGCAGGCCGAGGTGGATACGAGCGATCGGTCCGGGCCACTGCTCGGCCAGCCGGCCAGCCCCCTGTTCAGGCAGGAAAGCGGCAATCCGGGCGATACGGCGGCGGTGAATGCGCGGATCGCCCAGATCATCGCCGCCAATCGGGGCGGCGGCCGGTGA
- a CDS encoding efflux transporter outer membrane subunit: MKLRFAMVPALAALALAGCATPRAQPEVSPISEPALGLAAQPAPDVNAAWWADLGDPQLDRIMQDALAGSPRLDAALARLREARSLVAAQQSARLPQIGIDADEQRTRFSEKYIIPPPYGGSTRWTGQAAANLGWNLDFWGRQADAVAQAKAGAEASALDYAAARLALTGAVAQTYVELARTERLVAIAQANIGQRDKALQLVRARVRSQLASELDVRAAETLQAQARQALVEAQGQRELLVHALALLAGQGADYYAAIHPAAIRFDTALALPSVLPADLLSRRPDIMAALARIDAAQAGREVARKAFYPDINLKALVGTQAIGLGNLFTSGAVTYGAGAAIHLPIFEGGKLHAGHEGATARLDQAVADYNETVLGAVREAADALALVEYSRAELNEQRQALHGLAEVTRLNRVRVASGLDSRLDLVGPDIRLLEAQQNEANLQAQTLVSAIRLTVAIGGGFDRNDPLASAPQPSSRPNP; the protein is encoded by the coding sequence GTGAAGCTCCGGTTCGCCATGGTTCCGGCGCTGGCCGCCCTCGCGCTTGCGGGTTGCGCCACCCCTCGGGCGCAGCCTGAAGTGTCACCCATATCCGAACCCGCGCTCGGGCTTGCCGCCCAGCCCGCGCCGGATGTGAATGCCGCGTGGTGGGCCGATCTGGGCGATCCGCAGCTCGACCGGATCATGCAGGACGCCCTGGCGGGCAGCCCGAGGCTCGATGCCGCGCTGGCCCGCTTGCGGGAAGCCCGGTCCCTGGTGGCGGCGCAACAGTCCGCTCGCTTGCCGCAGATCGGCATCGACGCCGACGAGCAGCGCACGCGCTTCAGCGAGAAATACATCATCCCGCCGCCCTATGGCGGTTCGACCCGCTGGACCGGGCAGGCCGCGGCCAATCTCGGCTGGAACCTCGATTTCTGGGGCAGGCAGGCCGATGCCGTCGCCCAGGCGAAGGCCGGCGCCGAGGCATCGGCGCTGGATTATGCGGCGGCCCGGCTGGCGCTGACCGGCGCGGTCGCCCAGACCTATGTGGAACTTGCCCGGACCGAACGCCTGGTCGCCATCGCGCAGGCCAATATCGGCCAGCGGGATAAGGCGCTCCAGCTGGTTCGGGCGCGGGTGCGCAGCCAGTTGGCCAGCGAACTCGATGTGCGGGCGGCGGAAACCTTGCAGGCGCAGGCGCGGCAGGCTCTGGTCGAGGCGCAGGGGCAGCGCGAATTGCTGGTCCATGCCCTTGCCCTGCTGGCCGGGCAGGGGGCCGATTACTACGCCGCCATCCACCCGGCGGCGATCCGCTTCGATACCGCCCTTGCCCTGCCGTCCGTCCTGCCCGCCGATCTGCTTTCCCGCCGCCCGGACATCATGGCCGCGCTGGCTCGGATCGACGCGGCGCAGGCGGGCAGGGAAGTGGCGCGCAAGGCGTTCTATCCCGACATCAATCTCAAGGCGCTGGTCGGCACGCAGGCGATCGGGCTGGGCAACCTCTTCACGTCCGGCGCGGTGACCTACGGGGCGGGCGCGGCCATCCATCTCCCCATCTTCGAAGGCGGCAAGCTGCACGCCGGGCATGAAGGGGCGACCGCGCGGCTCGACCAAGCCGTCGCGGATTACAATGAGACGGTGCTCGGCGCGGTTCGCGAGGCGGCCGATGCGCTGGCGCTGGTCGAATATTCCCGCGCCGAACTGAACGAGCAGCGGCAGGCGCTGCATGGTCTTGCCGAAGTGACCCGGCTCAATCGCGTGCGGGTCGCTTCCGGCCTGGATTCGCGGCTGGACCTGGTCGGGCCGGATATCCGCTTGCTCGAGGCGCAGCAGAACGAAGCCAATCTGCAAGCGCAGACCCTTGTTTCCGCAATTCGGCTGACGGTGGCGATCGGCGGCGGGTTCGACCGCAACGATCCGCTCGCATCCGCGCCGCAACCCTCATCGAGGCCCAATCCATGA